A portion of the Cryptomeria japonica chromosome 5, Sugi_1.0, whole genome shotgun sequence genome contains these proteins:
- the LOC131875983 gene encoding uncharacterized protein LOC131875983 — translation MGLHDDLQGDHGSDSVPTHVWAGSGGASGIHGAKPSHCGREQTRGYGEPKRETGPPCGGPPAVGAPTVEPPCGDNIGGGPPTVEPSCGGNTDGVPTDGGATVRWRQPCGGRPHLKAPQMQNINKYPATQPTQGKKKKKKKTHSPPTHEERHAAQPRTATQLYTTEEGGYEGVQRPHDF, via the exons ATGGGCCTACATGACGACTTACAAGGTGACCACGGGTCAGactccgttccaactcatgtaTGGGCAGGAAGCGGTGGTGCCagcggaattcatggtgccaagccttcgcattgcgGTAGAGAACAAACTCGGGGATATGGAGAGCCTAAGAGAGAGACT GGGCCACCGTGCGGGGGACCACCGGCGGTGGGAGCACcaacggtggaaccaccgtgcggtgataACATTGGCGGCGGACCACCGAcagtggaaccatcgtgcggtgggaaCACCGACGGTGTGCCCACCGACGgtggagccaccgtgcggtggagaCAACCGTGCGGTGGACGCCCGCACTTAAAAGCCCCACAAATGCAAAACATAAATAAATACCCCGCAACACAGCCCACGCAagggaaaaaaaagaagaagaagaaaacccaCAGCCCGCCCACGCACGAAGAAAGACATGCAGCCCAGCCCCGCACAGCAACGCAGCTATACACAACCGAAGAAGGTGGTTATGAAGGTGTCCAACGACCGCACGATTTTTAA